Proteins encoded by one window of Bradyrhizobium sp. B097:
- the cobA gene encoding uroporphyrinogen-III C-methyltransferase: MSGFVSFVSAGPGDPELLTMKGAARLREADVVLYDDLASGAILDLARMGANLVAVGKRAGRLSAKQHHVSRLLVDYAAAGVRVVRLKSGDAGIFGRLEEEIEALRAAGIGYEIIPGVTSASVAAAQAGIPLTRRLTSRRVQFVTGADVTGELPTDLNWAALADPEATTVVYMGRRTFPVLAAKLIAHGLAPETPALLAESLGHADERIVRTTIAELAERLAHVGAATAAAVILFGALAPEQG; the protein is encoded by the coding sequence GTGAGCGGATTCGTCTCCTTCGTCTCGGCCGGCCCCGGCGATCCCGAGCTCCTGACCATGAAGGGAGCCGCGCGGCTGCGCGAGGCCGACGTGGTGCTCTATGATGACCTTGCCTCGGGCGCGATCCTCGATCTCGCGCGCATGGGCGCCAATCTCGTCGCAGTCGGCAAACGCGCCGGCCGCCTCTCGGCGAAGCAGCATCATGTCAGCCGGCTGCTGGTCGACTACGCCGCGGCCGGCGTGCGCGTGGTGCGGCTGAAATCCGGCGACGCCGGCATCTTTGGACGACTAGAGGAGGAGATCGAGGCGTTGCGCGCGGCCGGCATTGGCTACGAGATCATTCCCGGCGTGACCTCGGCCTCGGTCGCCGCGGCGCAAGCCGGCATTCCGCTGACGCGGCGGCTGACCTCGCGCCGGGTCCAGTTCGTGACCGGTGCCGATGTCACGGGCGAGTTGCCCACGGATCTGAATTGGGCGGCGCTGGCCGATCCGGAAGCGACCACCGTCGTCTATATGGGCCGGCGCACCTTCCCGGTCTTGGCCGCGAAGCTGATCGCGCATGGCCTCGCTCCCGAGACGCCTGCACTGTTGGCGGAGTCGCTTGGTCATGCCGACGAGCGGATTGTCCGCACCACGATCGCAGAGCTCGCCGAGCGGCTCGCGCATGTAGGCGCTGCAACCGCGGCTGCTGTTATCCTGTTCGGTGCGCTGGCGCCGGAGCAAGGTTGA
- a CDS encoding peroxiredoxin-like family protein, with protein MSLQAKLDAFKADFEAGKPPYNVPPAVIEIMHRATAELIASGAAQRAKKAGDVAPAFSLRDPDGNIVNSADLLKRGPLVLSFYRGVWCPYCNMELQALEAAKPEFDKYGASLVAISPQTAPNSRKSVRQNKLSFPILSDAKGQIGDAFGLRFHLPDYLVELYKQLKNDLPTFNDDPSWTLPMPARYVIGQDGVILYSEVNPDYTRRPEPEDMIAVLQQAAAVKA; from the coding sequence ATGTCGCTGCAAGCCAAGCTCGACGCTTTCAAGGCCGATTTCGAAGCCGGAAAGCCGCCCTACAACGTTCCGCCAGCCGTCATCGAGATCATGCACCGCGCCACCGCGGAGCTGATCGCATCCGGTGCCGCCCAGCGCGCCAAGAAGGCGGGCGATGTCGCCCCTGCCTTCTCGCTCCGGGATCCGGACGGCAATATCGTCAACTCGGCCGACCTGCTGAAGCGCGGCCCGCTGGTGCTCAGCTTCTACCGCGGCGTCTGGTGCCCGTATTGCAACATGGAGCTGCAGGCGCTGGAAGCCGCCAAGCCGGAATTCGACAAATACGGCGCTTCGCTGGTCGCGATCTCGCCGCAGACCGCGCCGAACAGCCGGAAGTCGGTGCGCCAGAACAAGCTCTCCTTCCCGATCCTGTCCGACGCGAAGGGCCAGATCGGCGATGCCTTCGGACTGCGCTTCCATCTGCCCGACTATCTGGTCGAACTCTACAAGCAGCTGAAGAACGATCTGCCGACCTTCAACGACGATCCGAGCTGGACGTTGCCGATGCCGGCCCGCTACGTCATCGGACAGGACGGCGTGATCCTCTACTCGGAGGTGAACCCCGACTATACCCGCCGCCCCGAGCCCGAGGACATGATCGCGGTTCTCCAGCAGGCCGCCGCCGTGAAGGCATGA
- a CDS encoding LysR family transcriptional regulator: protein MDRLAAMETFVRVVETGSFSAAARQLRVGQPAVSKSVAQLEEFLGVKLLTRSTHGLTPTEAGLGYLERARRALEEAAEAEIAARGAGAGLKGRLRVCAAVTFARIHLIPMLPKFLAQHPELELEVVLDDRQIDFVQEGIDVALRMGKMTDSTLTARRVARCKRLVLGTPAYFDRAGTPATPSELSRHQAVVYLREGSVWSFQRESTELAVTVRSRLRVTAAEGVRAAVLADAGLAIASEWMFTPELQAGAVRAVLPEWGLPALDLWAVLPTGRAATAKARAFVNFFERSFNA, encoded by the coding sequence ATGGATCGTCTGGCGGCGATGGAGACCTTCGTGCGGGTGGTCGAGACCGGCTCGTTCTCCGCAGCGGCGCGACAGCTCCGGGTCGGCCAGCCGGCGGTCTCGAAATCGGTCGCACAGCTCGAGGAATTTCTCGGGGTCAAGCTGCTCACGCGGTCGACCCATGGACTCACCCCGACCGAAGCGGGGCTCGGCTATCTCGAGCGCGCCAGGCGCGCGCTTGAAGAGGCGGCCGAGGCCGAGATCGCGGCGCGCGGCGCCGGAGCCGGCCTCAAGGGACGATTGCGGGTCTGCGCCGCCGTCACCTTCGCCCGCATCCATCTCATTCCGATGCTGCCGAAGTTTCTCGCGCAGCACCCGGAGTTGGAGCTCGAAGTCGTGCTCGACGACCGCCAGATCGATTTCGTGCAGGAGGGCATCGACGTCGCCCTGCGGATGGGGAAGATGACGGATTCGACGCTGACCGCGCGCCGTGTCGCACGATGCAAGCGCCTCGTGCTGGGTACGCCGGCCTATTTCGACCGCGCCGGCACGCCGGCCACGCCGAGCGAACTGAGCCGGCACCAGGCCGTCGTTTATCTCCGCGAGGGCAGCGTGTGGTCGTTTCAGCGCGAGAGCACTGAACTCGCCGTCACGGTGCGGAGCCGACTGCGGGTCACCGCAGCCGAAGGCGTCCGGGCTGCGGTGCTCGCCGATGCCGGACTCGCGATCGCGTCGGAATGGATGTTCACCCCCGAACTCCAGGCGGGTGCCGTGCGCGCGGTCCTGCCGGAGTGGGGCCTCCCCGCGCTCGATCTCTGGGCGGTGCTTCCGACCGGGCGCGCCGCGACCGCCAAGGCCCGCGCATTCGTGAACTTCTTCGAGCGCAGCTTCAATGCATGA
- a CDS encoding AraC family transcriptional regulator, with amino-acid sequence MDWLSRLFAMMPVRGRLDLRCSYSVPWRIDQGPGASNEIPYHAVLAGSAILDDPAGGRPLLLKTGDILLLPGNPRHVMHDGSGATPLPARNRAAQNFTISENLGSDERLDLLCGHFAIAPPHDRLLRTYLPPRLVVHAGPRTGKGTAAQLAGLVSLMRSETADDHLGGRAMLDALSTAMFALVLRLASETDDRSHGLLALVGDPRLAPAVAAMFNQPARAWSLPELARLCNMSRATLARQFQEKLGRSASDLLTDIRMTLAANELKRSSLSTGAVAEMVGYQSEAAFQRAFKSHMGVTPAQWRKAQPSEPDAVMGVAAPGDPAGAVQV; translated from the coding sequence ATGGACTGGCTCAGCCGGCTGTTCGCGATGATGCCGGTGCGCGGGCGGCTCGACCTGCGTTGCAGCTACAGCGTGCCCTGGCGCATCGACCAGGGGCCGGGCGCGTCCAACGAGATCCCCTATCATGCGGTGCTTGCCGGCTCGGCGATCCTGGATGATCCTGCAGGCGGCCGGCCGTTGCTGCTGAAGACCGGCGACATTCTTCTGCTGCCCGGCAACCCGCGACACGTGATGCATGACGGCAGCGGGGCGACACCGCTTCCGGCGCGCAACCGGGCGGCACAGAATTTCACGATCAGCGAAAACCTGGGTTCGGACGAGCGGCTCGACCTGCTGTGCGGACACTTCGCGATTGCACCTCCGCACGACCGTTTGTTGCGCACCTATCTTCCGCCGCGTCTTGTCGTGCATGCCGGCCCGCGGACGGGAAAGGGAACGGCCGCACAGCTCGCCGGGCTCGTGTCCCTGATGCGCAGCGAAACGGCCGACGATCATCTGGGCGGCCGCGCCATGCTGGACGCGCTGTCCACGGCGATGTTTGCGCTTGTGCTGCGGCTGGCGAGCGAGACCGATGACAGGTCACACGGTCTGCTGGCACTGGTCGGCGATCCCCGTCTGGCGCCGGCGGTGGCGGCCATGTTCAACCAGCCTGCGCGCGCATGGTCGCTGCCGGAGCTGGCGCGTCTCTGCAACATGTCGCGGGCCACGCTGGCACGGCAGTTCCAGGAGAAGCTTGGGCGATCGGCCAGCGATCTGCTCACCGATATCAGGATGACGCTTGCGGCGAACGAGTTGAAGAGATCATCGCTTTCGACCGGCGCCGTTGCGGAGATGGTCGGCTACCAGTCCGAGGCCGCATTTCAGCGCGCCTTCAAGAGCCATATGGGCGTGACACCGGCGCAGTGGCGAAAGGCGCAACCGTCCGAACCGGATGCCGTGATGGGTGTCGCGGCACCGGGTGATCCGGCAGGCGCAGTACAAGTTTGA
- the cobF gene encoding precorrin-6A synthase (deacetylating), whose amino-acid sequence MLTLSLIGIGCGDPQQLTLAAIAAINAADLVLIPCKGTAKADLADLRRTICAAALNNDRTRIAEFDLPVRDAGEEDYRKGVDDWHDAVAVTWSQEIARHLGGEGRVALLIWGDPSLYDSSLRIAQRLDPLPSIEVIPGITSIQALCAAHALPLNEIGEPFLVTTGRRLREAGWPPGVDTIVVMLDGGAAFQTLDPEGFKIWWGAYLGMPDQILMAGELAEAGPRIVAARRDARERHGWIMDSYVLKRRS is encoded by the coding sequence ATGTTGACGCTTTCCCTGATCGGTATCGGTTGCGGCGATCCGCAGCAGCTCACGCTTGCTGCGATCGCCGCCATCAATGCCGCCGACCTGGTCCTGATCCCATGCAAGGGGACCGCGAAGGCGGACCTCGCCGACTTGCGCCGAACGATCTGCGCGGCGGCGTTGAACAACGACCGCACGCGCATTGCCGAGTTCGACCTGCCGGTGCGTGACGCCGGCGAGGAGGACTATCGCAAGGGCGTCGACGATTGGCACGATGCGGTCGCCGTAACCTGGTCGCAGGAAATAGCGCGCCATCTCGGCGGCGAGGGCCGCGTCGCCCTGCTGATCTGGGGCGATCCCTCGCTCTACGATTCGAGCCTGCGGATTGCGCAACGGCTCGATCCGTTGCCATCGATCGAGGTGATCCCGGGCATCACGTCGATCCAGGCACTGTGCGCGGCGCATGCGCTGCCGCTCAACGAGATCGGCGAGCCGTTCCTGGTCACGACCGGCAGGCGGCTCCGCGAGGCCGGTTGGCCGCCGGGCGTCGACACCATCGTCGTGATGCTCGACGGCGGCGCCGCATTCCAGACGCTGGATCCGGAAGGCTTCAAGATCTGGTGGGGCGCTTATCTCGGCATGCCCGATCAGATCCTCATGGCAGGGGAGTTGGCCGAGGCGGGCCCTCGCATCGTCGCCGCGCGCCGCGATGCGCGTGAGCGGCACGGCTGGATCATGGACAGCTACGTCCTCAAGCGGCGATCGTGA
- a CDS encoding DUF417 family protein, giving the protein MTTLTNTTQNPLVRALYRSGLLADDLDYHVVRAAMVITFLFFGYQKWFPYEFERLVPFISNGPLIWWLYPAFGHAGASYFLGASEWTFGSLLLAGFWDKRLGVLGALGSTGTFIATVTIIPFMPDGWDVAAGGFPAMTGNVPFLMKDVVLLAVSLYLLRQDVVRLTRQ; this is encoded by the coding sequence ATGACCACGCTTACCAACACCACACAGAATCCGCTTGTCCGCGCACTCTACAGGTCCGGCCTGCTCGCGGATGATCTCGACTACCACGTCGTCCGCGCCGCGATGGTGATCACGTTCCTGTTCTTCGGTTACCAGAAGTGGTTTCCGTACGAATTCGAACGGCTGGTCCCGTTCATCAGCAACGGGCCGCTGATCTGGTGGCTCTATCCAGCCTTCGGCCATGCCGGCGCCAGCTACTTCCTCGGCGCCTCGGAGTGGACGTTCGGCTCGCTGCTGCTGGCGGGCTTCTGGGACAAGCGCCTCGGCGTGCTCGGCGCCCTCGGCTCGACCGGCACCTTCATCGCGACGGTCACCATCATCCCGTTCATGCCGGATGGTTGGGACGTTGCCGCCGGAGGCTTCCCTGCAATGACCGGCAACGTGCCCTTCCTGATGAAGGACGTCGTTCTGCTCGCCGTGTCGCTCTACCTGCTGAGGCAGGACGTGGTTCGCCTGACGCGGCAATAG
- a CDS encoding ATP-binding protein — protein MAGRQRIDRVRRQYNQWVANQTLEDYALRFTAKSARRWSAARVANTALGAISFLALEAIGGTITLNYGAINASAAILVVSVIIFLCGLPIAYHAAKSGIDIDLLTRGAGFGYIGSTITSLIYASFTFIFFAIEAVILASALDMCFGIPRPIGYLISAVVIIPLVVYGITLISRFQLWTQPLWVILHIMPFAAIAWANPHSFTEWRKFAGEHGDPTGNLDLLLFGTAASVVFALVAQIGEQVDFLRFLPRDRRTSRKAWWIALLSAGPGWIVLGALKLLAGSFLAFFALSHGVSAEHAAEPANMYLEAFRYVLSQPDLAMALTGTFVILSQVKINVTNAYAGSIAWSNFFSRLTHSHPGRVVWLVFNVVVALLLMEIGVYKALEQTLALYSNVAIAWVGALVADLVINKPLGLRPQHIEFKRAHLCDINPVGVGAMTIATVVSISAFYGLFGPTAKALSAFVALAVAFITAPLIAWATDGKYYIARKPKRSWQNLESIQCCICEHAFEPEDMAACPAYAGPICSLCCSLDARCHDLCKPHGRIGAQVSDALGKVMPQPIYARINSQLGHYLGVFAVSAGLVALVLGLIYLQTTAAVHANELLADVLWKVFFALTLIIGVVAWLFVLAQQSRRAAEDETRRQTTLLIQEIDAHKRTDAELQRAKEVAEAANLAKSRYVVGLSHELRSPLNAISGYAQLLEQDDSLPVRPRGQVRVVRRSADHLSGLIDGILDISKIEAGRLYLSRDEVRLNDFLEQLVGMFRLQAAAKGIDFVFRRPAVLPVVVYADEKRLRQILINLLSNAIKFTQTGKVQFVVHYRSPVAEFEVIDTGPGIQPDDLERIFAPFERGALGVTQPQTGTGLGLTISRLLAGVMGGDIKVLSTVGTGSTFRVKLLLSEVTNPRRDAPVDAPVYGYHGPRKTILITDDDPTHRDLLREILAPLGFILLSAPDGPGCLALAQHCRPDMFLLDISMAGMDGWTVAETLRSEGHHQARILMISASALEAHGAPLAQPFHDGYLMKPIDIPRLLESICQLLKIEWQYEAEQIPPPQWKPDTGSRPPVKYVEELISLGQLGYIRAIQLKLDEIGNECPEHADFVGQMRTLIDRFDLDQYMATLKTLHSYDH, from the coding sequence GTGGCAGGGCGGCAGCGGATTGACCGCGTCAGGCGCCAATACAATCAATGGGTCGCCAACCAGACGCTGGAAGACTATGCGCTGCGCTTCACCGCCAAGAGCGCGCGGCGCTGGTCCGCCGCCCGCGTCGCCAACACCGCGCTCGGCGCGATCTCCTTCCTCGCGCTGGAGGCGATCGGCGGCACCATCACGCTGAACTACGGCGCGATCAACGCCTCCGCCGCGATCCTGGTCGTCAGCGTCATCATCTTCCTCTGCGGATTGCCGATCGCCTACCATGCCGCGAAAAGCGGCATCGATATCGACCTGCTGACCCGCGGCGCCGGCTTCGGCTATATCGGCTCGACCATCACCTCGCTGATCTACGCCTCCTTCACCTTCATCTTCTTCGCGATCGAGGCCGTGATCCTGGCCAGCGCGCTGGACATGTGCTTCGGCATCCCGCGGCCGATCGGCTACCTGATCAGCGCGGTCGTGATCATTCCGCTCGTCGTCTACGGCATCACGCTGATCAGCCGCTTCCAGCTCTGGACCCAGCCGCTGTGGGTGATCCTCCACATCATGCCGTTCGCGGCCATCGCCTGGGCCAATCCGCATTCCTTCACCGAGTGGCGCAAGTTCGCCGGCGAGCACGGCGATCCCACGGGCAATCTCGATCTCCTGCTGTTCGGCACGGCGGCCTCCGTCGTGTTTGCGCTGGTGGCGCAGATCGGCGAGCAGGTCGACTTCCTGCGCTTCCTGCCGCGCGACCGCCGCACCTCGCGAAAGGCCTGGTGGATCGCACTGCTCAGCGCCGGTCCCGGCTGGATCGTGCTCGGCGCGCTCAAGCTGCTGGCCGGCTCGTTCCTCGCCTTCTTCGCGCTCAGCCACGGCGTGTCGGCCGAGCACGCGGCCGAGCCGGCAAACATGTATCTCGAAGCCTTCCGCTACGTGCTGTCGCAGCCGGATCTCGCGATGGCGCTGACCGGGACCTTCGTGATCCTGTCGCAGGTCAAGATCAACGTCACCAATGCCTATGCCGGCTCGATCGCCTGGTCGAACTTCTTCTCCCGCCTCACCCATTCGCATCCCGGCCGCGTGGTGTGGCTGGTGTTCAACGTCGTGGTCGCGCTGCTGTTGATGGAGATCGGCGTCTACAAGGCGCTGGAGCAGACGCTGGCGCTGTACTCCAACGTCGCGATCGCCTGGGTCGGCGCGCTGGTCGCCGACCTCGTCATCAACAAGCCGCTCGGCCTGCGGCCGCAGCACATCGAGTTCAAGCGCGCCCATCTCTGCGATATCAACCCGGTCGGCGTCGGCGCCATGACGATCGCGACCGTGGTCTCGATCAGCGCGTTCTACGGCCTGTTCGGCCCGACCGCGAAGGCGCTGTCCGCCTTTGTCGCGCTTGCGGTCGCCTTCATCACCGCTCCGCTGATTGCGTGGGCGACCGACGGAAAGTATTACATCGCGCGCAAGCCGAAGCGGAGCTGGCAGAACCTTGAATCGATCCAGTGCTGTATCTGCGAGCATGCGTTCGAGCCCGAAGACATGGCCGCCTGCCCGGCCTATGCCGGCCCGATCTGCTCATTGTGCTGCTCGCTCGACGCGCGCTGCCACGACCTCTGCAAGCCGCATGGGCGGATCGGTGCGCAGGTTTCGGACGCCCTGGGCAAGGTGATGCCGCAGCCGATCTACGCCCGCATCAACTCGCAGCTCGGACATTACCTCGGCGTGTTCGCAGTCTCGGCCGGCCTCGTGGCGCTGGTGCTCGGCCTGATCTACCTGCAGACCACGGCGGCCGTGCATGCCAACGAGCTATTGGCCGACGTGCTGTGGAAGGTATTCTTTGCGCTGACCCTGATCATCGGCGTCGTCGCCTGGCTGTTCGTGCTGGCGCAACAGAGCCGGCGCGCCGCGGAAGACGAAACACGCCGGCAGACCACGCTGCTGATCCAGGAGATCGACGCCCACAAGCGCACCGATGCCGAATTGCAGCGCGCCAAGGAAGTCGCAGAGGCCGCCAATCTCGCCAAGAGCCGATACGTCGTGGGTCTCAGTCACGAACTTCGCTCACCGCTCAATGCGATCTCCGGCTACGCGCAGCTGCTGGAGCAGGACGACAGCCTCCCGGTGCGGCCACGCGGGCAAGTGCGCGTGGTCCGGAGGAGCGCGGACCATTTGTCGGGACTGATCGATGGCATTCTTGATATCTCCAAGATCGAGGCCGGCCGCCTCTATCTTTCGCGCGACGAGGTGCGGCTGAACGATTTCCTCGAGCAGCTGGTCGGCATGTTCCGTCTGCAGGCCGCAGCCAAGGGCATCGACTTCGTGTTCAGGCGGCCGGCCGTGCTGCCGGTCGTGGTCTATGCCGACGAGAAGCGGCTGCGGCAGATCCTGATCAACCTGCTCTCGAACGCGATCAAGTTCACGCAGACCGGCAAGGTGCAATTTGTGGTGCATTACCGTAGCCCGGTCGCCGAGTTCGAGGTAATCGATACCGGGCCGGGCATCCAGCCCGACGATCTCGAACGGATCTTCGCGCCGTTCGAGCGCGGCGCGCTCGGCGTCACCCAGCCGCAGACCGGCACCGGGCTCGGCCTCACCATCAGCCGCCTGCTCGCGGGTGTGATGGGCGGCGACATCAAGGTCTTGAGCACGGTCGGCACCGGCAGCACCTTCCGCGTCAAGCTGCTACTCTCCGAAGTCACCAATCCGCGCCGCGATGCGCCGGTCGACGCTCCGGTGTACGGCTATCACGGCCCGCGCAAGACGATCCTGATCACCGACGATGATCCGACCCACCGCGACCTGCTGCGCGAGATCCTGGCGCCGCTCGGCTTCATCCTGCTCAGTGCGCCGGACGGGCCAGGCTGCCTTGCCCTCGCGCAGCATTGCCGGCCGGACATGTTCCTGCTCGACATCTCGATGGCGGGCATGGACGGCTGGACGGTCGCTGAAACTTTGCGCTCCGAAGGCCATCACCAAGCACGCATCCTGATGATATCCGCGAGCGCATTGGAAGCCCATGGCGCGCCGCTGGCGCAACCGTTCCACGACGGCTACCTCATGAAGCCGATCGACATCCCGCGGCTGCTCGAGAGCATCTGCCAGCTGCTCAAGATCGAGTGGCAGTATGAGGCCGAGCAGATTCCGCCCCCGCAATGGAAGCCCGACACTGGTTCGCGCCCGCCGGTGAAATATGTCGAAGAGCTGATCAGCCTCGGCCAACTCGGCTATATCAGGGCGATCCAGCTCAAGCTCGATGAGATCGGCAACGAATGTCCCGAACATGCCGATTTCGTCGGCCAGATGCGCACGCTGATCGACCGGTTCGATCTTGATCAATATATGGCGACGTTGAAAACATTGCACAGCTATGACCACTGA
- a CDS encoding response regulator transcription factor, whose protein sequence is MTTEQRKRDVALVVDDSPETLRLLTDALDGAGMTVMVALDGASAMRIVDQITPDIVLLDAVMPGMDGFETCRRLKRDAGLDGVPIIFMTGLAETEHIVRGLEAGGVDYVTKPIVVEEMLARIRVHLANARMTQSARAALDVSGRYLLAVNSSGTLLWATPQAQRLLSDTLADAADNFVLPEPMPQWLDQAQKGKAGAKTATVAPFPGSEQLRLQFMGKLGPNEFLLRLAKDTSGDMPAEFSSELGLTTREGEVLSWLSKGKTNRDIAQILGLSPRTVDKHLEQIYAKLGVENRTAAAAIAVNARHRKS, encoded by the coding sequence ATGACCACTGAACAGCGAAAGCGCGACGTCGCGCTCGTCGTCGACGACTCGCCCGAGACGTTGCGCCTGCTCACCGACGCGCTCGACGGCGCCGGCATGACCGTGATGGTCGCACTCGACGGCGCCTCCGCGATGCGCATCGTCGACCAGATCACGCCCGATATCGTGCTGCTCGATGCCGTGATGCCCGGCATGGACGGTTTTGAGACCTGCAGGCGGCTGAAGCGCGACGCCGGGCTCGACGGCGTCCCGATCATCTTCATGACGGGGCTAGCCGAAACCGAGCACATCGTGCGTGGGCTGGAGGCCGGCGGCGTCGACTATGTCACCAAGCCTATCGTCGTCGAGGAGATGCTGGCGCGCATCCGGGTGCATCTCGCCAACGCGCGGATGACGCAGAGCGCTCGCGCCGCGCTGGACGTCTCCGGCCGCTATCTGCTCGCCGTCAACAGCTCGGGCACGCTGCTATGGGCAACGCCGCAGGCACAGCGACTGCTGTCGGATACGCTCGCCGACGCCGCCGACAATTTCGTGCTGCCCGAGCCGATGCCGCAATGGCTTGACCAGGCGCAGAAGGGCAAAGCCGGAGCGAAGACCGCAACCGTGGCGCCATTCCCCGGCAGCGAGCAGCTTCGGCTGCAGTTCATGGGCAAGCTCGGTCCCAACGAATTCCTGCTGCGGCTCGCCAAGGACACCAGCGGCGACATGCCGGCCGAGTTCTCCAGCGAGCTCGGCCTGACCACCCGCGAGGGCGAGGTGCTGTCCTGGCTCTCCAAGGGCAAGACCAACCGCGACATCGCGCAAATCCTGGGCCTCAGCCCGCGCACCGTCGACAAGCACCTCGAGCAGATCTACGCCAAGCTCGGCGTCGAGAACCGCACCGCCGCCGCCGCGATCGCGGTCAATGCGAGGCATCGCAAGTCGTAG
- a CDS encoding peroxidase-related enzyme (This protein belongs to a clade of uncharacterized proteins related to peroxidases such as the alkylhydroperoxidase AhpD.), translating into MSRLSVPNLETDTGPSGQIYAQIKKAAGSVPNAYAAIAAHGPAALKSMLAADAVLAGGSLSKRDREIIKLVVSAAGGCDYCVAAHSHLAKLAGVNADVLQQIRDGAATGDAKRDALVHFIRKLAQSSGTVSDADFAAIKAAGYSDAQLVEISLAFATIVFTNVFNRINDTDIDFPAVA; encoded by the coding sequence ATGTCCCGTCTCTCAGTCCCCAATCTCGAAACCGATACCGGCCCGTCGGGCCAGATCTACGCCCAGATCAAGAAGGCGGCCGGCAGCGTCCCGAACGCCTACGCGGCGATCGCCGCCCACGGCCCGGCCGCGCTCAAGTCGATGCTCGCCGCCGATGCGGTGCTCGCCGGCGGAAGCCTTTCCAAGCGCGATCGGGAGATCATCAAGCTCGTCGTCAGCGCCGCCGGCGGCTGCGACTACTGTGTCGCCGCGCATTCCCATCTCGCCAAGCTCGCCGGTGTGAACGCGGACGTCCTGCAACAGATCCGCGACGGCGCTGCGACCGGTGACGCCAAGCGCGATGCGCTGGTGCATTTCATCCGCAAGCTCGCACAGTCGAGCGGCACCGTCAGCGACGCGGATTTCGCCGCGATCAAGGCCGCCGGCTACAGCGACGCGCAGCTGGTCGAGATCAGCCTGGCGTTCGCGACCATCGTCTTCACCAACGTCTTCAACCGCATCAACGACACCGACATCGACTTCCCCGCGGTCGCCTAG